One Neosynechococcus sphagnicola sy1 DNA window includes the following coding sequences:
- a CDS encoding ammonium transporter, whose protein sequence is MALAKPIRGIRLPPDNVPFILLGAGLLWFGWFGFNAGSALASGSLATVAFVSTNTATAAAALMWIILEWVLRGKPSAVGIATGAVAGLVGVTPACGFVTPIGALLIGAITSTACFFAVSLKAKLQFDDSLDTFPVHGVGGTVGAILTGVFATKAVNAAGGDGLLSGNPGQVVTQIIAVLITYVLAGVGTFIILKLLDVTIGLRVKPEAEQLGLDFAEHGEEAYAQDIDMA, encoded by the coding sequence TTGGCCCTCGCAAAACCTATCCGGGGAATACGGCTCCCCCCCGATAATGTTCCCTTTATTTTGTTGGGGGCTGGGCTCTTGTGGTTTGGCTGGTTTGGCTTTAATGCGGGCAGTGCCTTGGCCTCTGGTTCCTTGGCAACGGTCGCCTTTGTCTCGACCAATACCGCTACTGCTGCCGCTGCCCTGATGTGGATCATTCTGGAGTGGGTGCTTCGGGGTAAACCATCAGCGGTGGGCATTGCCACTGGAGCTGTTGCTGGGTTGGTGGGGGTAACTCCTGCCTGTGGTTTTGTCACCCCCATTGGTGCTCTGTTGATTGGTGCTATCACCTCCACGGCCTGCTTCTTTGCCGTGAGTTTGAAGGCAAAGCTGCAATTTGACGACTCCTTAGATACCTTCCCAGTGCATGGAGTTGGCGGTACGGTTGGGGCGATCTTGACCGGTGTGTTTGCCACCAAGGCAGTCAACGCGGCCGGCGGAGATGGGTTGCTGTCCGGCAATCCGGGTCAAGTTGTGACCCAGATTATTGCCGTCTTGATCACCTACGTCCTAGCAGGTGTGGGCACCTTTATCATTCTCAAGCTTTTAGATGTCACCATTGGTCTCCGAGTCAAACCGGAGGCGGAACAACTAGGCCTCGATTTTGCTGAGCATGGGGAAGAAGCTTATGCTCAAGACATAGACATGGCTTAA